One Thermoplasmata archaeon genomic window carries:
- a CDS encoding glycosyltransferase, with the protein MALAERVSFCATNLNTADRLVASLDSIDVLGRAVGVPYEVVVADGPSTDGARELLEHRQRQRADFRLVRHAERRRGAGRRLAFEASSGAVVIPFDTSITYAAAYGGLLRAYLQLRTDRMLFSEICALSRRSIEEVGGWRDLIGAEDVDLYGPLIERFGLIAWPVALRESQSARMGAYARQMRYVQGSSVRRLLRMYATQRDQVIGANYRVRDLMALNAAKPPARRAALWGWFTFAAIGARFRPIRPRKAARNNYLILRDAILESLLRGDYKSLAWDGPPPQLLLTPAEIGYLRRASSAWGRVESRDPPLYGVK; encoded by the coding sequence ATGGCTCTCGCAGAGCGCGTCTCCTTCTGCGCGACTAATCTCAACACGGCCGATCGACTGGTCGCATCGCTCGATTCCATCGATGTCCTCGGCCGAGCGGTCGGCGTGCCGTACGAGGTGGTCGTCGCGGACGGCCCGAGCACCGATGGCGCCCGGGAGCTCCTCGAGCATCGGCAGCGCCAGCGCGCCGATTTCCGGCTGGTTCGCCACGCAGAACGCCGGAGAGGAGCTGGCCGGCGGCTCGCGTTCGAAGCGAGCTCGGGCGCGGTGGTCATTCCCTTCGATACGAGCATCACCTACGCGGCCGCCTACGGTGGACTGCTCCGGGCCTACCTCCAGCTTCGCACCGACCGGATGCTCTTCTCGGAGATCTGCGCCCTCTCGCGCCGGAGCATCGAGGAGGTCGGCGGCTGGCGAGATCTCATCGGAGCCGAGGACGTCGATCTCTACGGACCGCTGATCGAGCGCTTCGGGCTGATCGCGTGGCCCGTCGCCCTGAGAGAATCCCAATCCGCCCGCATGGGTGCCTACGCGCGTCAGATGCGCTACGTGCAGGGCTCTTCGGTCCGGCGCCTCCTGCGGATGTACGCGACCCAGCGCGACCAGGTCATCGGTGCCAACTACCGTGTTCGGGATCTGATGGCCCTGAACGCCGCGAAACCGCCGGCCCGACGCGCCGCCCTCTGGGGATGGTTCACGTTCGCGGCGATTGGCGCGCGGTTCCGTCCCATCCGACCCCGCAAGGCCGCGCGGAACAACTACCTCATCCTGCGCGACGCGATCCTGGAATCGCTCCTTCGAGGGGATTACAAGAGCCTCGCCTGGGACGGGCCGCCGCCTCAGCTGCTCTTGACCCCGGCGGAGATCGGATACCTGCGACGGGCCTCTTCGGCGTGGGGCCGGGTGGAGTCCCGTGATCCGCCCCTCTACGGGGTCAAGTGA